The following are encoded in a window of Sminthopsis crassicaudata isolate SCR6 chromosome 5, ASM4859323v1, whole genome shotgun sequence genomic DNA:
- the RACGAP1 gene encoding rac GTPase-activating protein 1 isoform X2, protein MKAETERSALDVKLKHARNQVDVEIKRRQRAEADCEKLERQIQLIRELLMCDASGSIQLSEEQKSALAFLNRGQQSSGNAGNKRLSTIDESGSILSDISFDKTDESLDWDSSMVKTLRLKKREKRRSNSRQFIEGPPGPIKKTRSIGSTIDQGNESIVAKTTVTVPNDGGPIEAISTIETVPHWTRNRRKTGTLQPWNSDSTLASRNVESRPETDSSSTPQSNGGMRLHEFVSKTVIKPESCVPCGKRIKFGKLSLKCRDCRVVAHPECRDRCPLPCIPTLTGTPVRIGEGTLADFVSLTSPMIPSIIVHCVNEIEQRGLNEAGLYRISGCDRTVKELKEKFLRSKTVPLLSKVDDIHAICGLLKDFLRNLKEPLLTFRLNKTFMEAAELTDEDNSIAAMYQAIGELPQANRDTLAFLMIHLQRVAQSSSTKMDVANLAKVFGPTIVAHAVPNPDPMTILQDTKRQPKVVERLLSLPLDYWSRFMMVEQENIDPIRNSNAFSTPQTPDVKVSVLGPLTTPEQQLIKTPSSSSLSQRVRSTISKNTPKFGSKSKSATTLGRQGNFFASPMLK, encoded by the exons ATGAAAGCAGAGACAGAACGTAGCGCTCTGGATGTGAAACTGAAGCATGCACGAAATCAGGTAGATGTGGAGATCAAACGGAGACAACGAGCAGAAGCTGACTGCGAAAAGCTG GAACGACAGATTCAGCTGATTCGGGAGCTGCTCATGTGTGATGCATCTGGCAGTATTCAACTAAGTGAGGAACAAAAATCAGCTCTGGCTTTCCTCAACAGGGGCCAGCAATCCAGCGGCAATGCTGGGAACAAAAG ACTGTCAACCATTGATGAGTCGGGTTCCATTTTATCAGATATCAGCTTTGACAAGACTGATGAATCCCTG GATTGGGATTCTTCTATGGTGAAGACCTTAAGgttgaagaagagagaaaagagg CGTTCTAACAGTCGACAGTTTATAGAAGGTCCACCAGGACCAATAAAGAAAACCCGTTCCATTGGTTCTACAATAGACCAG GGGAATGAATCCATAGTTGCAAAAACTACAGTCACTGTTCCAAATGATGGTGGCCCTATTGAAGCAATATCCACTATTGAAACTGTGCCCCATTGGACAAGGAATCGGAGGAAAACAG GCACTTTACAACCTTGGAATAGTGACTCTACACTGGCTAGCAGGAATGTGGAGTCCAGGCCAGAGACTGACAGTTCAAGTACTCCACAAAGTAATGGAGGCATGCGCTTGCATGAATTTGTTTCTAAGACG gttattaaaccAGAGTCATGTGTTCCTTGTGGAAAGAGGATAAAGTTTGGAAAATTGTCCCTAAAGTGCCGAGATTGTCGAGTAGTGGCTCATCCAGAATGCCGGGATCGTTGTCCCCTTCCTTGCATTCCTACACTGACGGGCACGCCTGTCAGAATAGGAGAG ggaactCTAGCAGATTTTGTGTCCCTGACTTCACCAATGATCCCCTCCATTATTGTTCATTGTGTAAATGAGATTGAACAACGGGGGTTGAATGAG GCAGGTCTCTATAGGATCTCAGGTTGTGACCGGACAGTAAAAGAACTGAAAGAAAAGTTCCTTCGATCAAAAACTGTGCCTCTTCTCAGTAAAGTAGATGATATCCATGCTATATGTGGCCTTCTTAAAGACTTCCTTCGGAACCTCAAGGAACCTCTTCTGACCTTTCGGTTAAATAAGACCTTTATGGAAGCAGCAG aaCTCACAGATGAGGATAACAGCATAGCTGCCATGTACCAGGCTATTGGTGAACTCCCCCAGGCCAACAGAGATACATTAGCTTTTCTCATGATACATTTACAGAG AGTTGCTCAGAGCTCCAGCACTAAAATGGATGTTGCCAATTTGGCCAAAGTCTTTGGTCCTACAATAGTTGCTCATGCAGTACCTAATCCTGATCCTATGACAATACTCCAGGATACCAAACGCCAGCCCAAG GTGGTAGAACGCCTACTTTCTCTGCCACTGGACTATTGGAGTCGGTTCATGATGGTAGAACAGGAAAACATTGACCCAATCAGAAActccaatgctttttctacacCACAGACGCCAGATGTTAAAG tgAGTGTATTAGGGCCTCTGACTACTCCTGAGCAGCAGCTCATCAAGACTCCTTCATCCAGTTCACTGTCCCAGAGAGTCCGTTCTACTATCAGTAAGAATACTCCTAA gtTTGGAAGCAAGAGCAAATCTGCTACCACCCTGGGACGCCAAGGCAACTTTTTTGCCTCTCCAATGCTCAAGTGA
- the RACGAP1 gene encoding rac GTPase-activating protein 1 isoform X1 yields METMMLNLRNPFEQIVRQAEILNEGNELQFIQLAKNFEDFRKKWQRTEHELGRYKDLLMKAETERSALDVKLKHARNQVDVEIKRRQRAEADCEKLERQIQLIRELLMCDASGSIQLSEEQKSALAFLNRGQQSSGNAGNKRLSTIDESGSILSDISFDKTDESLDWDSSMVKTLRLKKREKRRSNSRQFIEGPPGPIKKTRSIGSTIDQGNESIVAKTTVTVPNDGGPIEAISTIETVPHWTRNRRKTGTLQPWNSDSTLASRNVESRPETDSSSTPQSNGGMRLHEFVSKTVIKPESCVPCGKRIKFGKLSLKCRDCRVVAHPECRDRCPLPCIPTLTGTPVRIGEGTLADFVSLTSPMIPSIIVHCVNEIEQRGLNEAGLYRISGCDRTVKELKEKFLRSKTVPLLSKVDDIHAICGLLKDFLRNLKEPLLTFRLNKTFMEAAELTDEDNSIAAMYQAIGELPQANRDTLAFLMIHLQRVAQSSSTKMDVANLAKVFGPTIVAHAVPNPDPMTILQDTKRQPKVVERLLSLPLDYWSRFMMVEQENIDPIRNSNAFSTPQTPDVKVSVLGPLTTPEQQLIKTPSSSSLSQRVRSTISKNTPKFGSKSKSATTLGRQGNFFASPMLK; encoded by the exons aaTTTATCCAGTTGGCAAAGAATTTTGAAGACTTTCGCAAGAAATGGCAAAGGACAGAGCATGAATTAGGAAGATACAAGGATCTTTTAATGAAAGCAGAGACAGAACGTAGCGCTCTGGATGTGAAACTGAAGCATGCACGAAATCAGGTAGATGTGGAGATCAAACGGAGACAACGAGCAGAAGCTGACTGCGAAAAGCTG GAACGACAGATTCAGCTGATTCGGGAGCTGCTCATGTGTGATGCATCTGGCAGTATTCAACTAAGTGAGGAACAAAAATCAGCTCTGGCTTTCCTCAACAGGGGCCAGCAATCCAGCGGCAATGCTGGGAACAAAAG ACTGTCAACCATTGATGAGTCGGGTTCCATTTTATCAGATATCAGCTTTGACAAGACTGATGAATCCCTG GATTGGGATTCTTCTATGGTGAAGACCTTAAGgttgaagaagagagaaaagagg CGTTCTAACAGTCGACAGTTTATAGAAGGTCCACCAGGACCAATAAAGAAAACCCGTTCCATTGGTTCTACAATAGACCAG GGGAATGAATCCATAGTTGCAAAAACTACAGTCACTGTTCCAAATGATGGTGGCCCTATTGAAGCAATATCCACTATTGAAACTGTGCCCCATTGGACAAGGAATCGGAGGAAAACAG GCACTTTACAACCTTGGAATAGTGACTCTACACTGGCTAGCAGGAATGTGGAGTCCAGGCCAGAGACTGACAGTTCAAGTACTCCACAAAGTAATGGAGGCATGCGCTTGCATGAATTTGTTTCTAAGACG gttattaaaccAGAGTCATGTGTTCCTTGTGGAAAGAGGATAAAGTTTGGAAAATTGTCCCTAAAGTGCCGAGATTGTCGAGTAGTGGCTCATCCAGAATGCCGGGATCGTTGTCCCCTTCCTTGCATTCCTACACTGACGGGCACGCCTGTCAGAATAGGAGAG ggaactCTAGCAGATTTTGTGTCCCTGACTTCACCAATGATCCCCTCCATTATTGTTCATTGTGTAAATGAGATTGAACAACGGGGGTTGAATGAG GCAGGTCTCTATAGGATCTCAGGTTGTGACCGGACAGTAAAAGAACTGAAAGAAAAGTTCCTTCGATCAAAAACTGTGCCTCTTCTCAGTAAAGTAGATGATATCCATGCTATATGTGGCCTTCTTAAAGACTTCCTTCGGAACCTCAAGGAACCTCTTCTGACCTTTCGGTTAAATAAGACCTTTATGGAAGCAGCAG aaCTCACAGATGAGGATAACAGCATAGCTGCCATGTACCAGGCTATTGGTGAACTCCCCCAGGCCAACAGAGATACATTAGCTTTTCTCATGATACATTTACAGAG AGTTGCTCAGAGCTCCAGCACTAAAATGGATGTTGCCAATTTGGCCAAAGTCTTTGGTCCTACAATAGTTGCTCATGCAGTACCTAATCCTGATCCTATGACAATACTCCAGGATACCAAACGCCAGCCCAAG GTGGTAGAACGCCTACTTTCTCTGCCACTGGACTATTGGAGTCGGTTCATGATGGTAGAACAGGAAAACATTGACCCAATCAGAAActccaatgctttttctacacCACAGACGCCAGATGTTAAAG tgAGTGTATTAGGGCCTCTGACTACTCCTGAGCAGCAGCTCATCAAGACTCCTTCATCCAGTTCACTGTCCCAGAGAGTCCGTTCTACTATCAGTAAGAATACTCCTAA gtTTGGAAGCAAGAGCAAATCTGCTACCACCCTGGGACGCCAAGGCAACTTTTTTGCCTCTCCAATGCTCAAGTGA